The genomic window TTAAACATCTTCTATACGACTACTTAGAATGTGTTTCGTTTGATGCATTCAAATCTAAAATAGCGCGTGTTGATTCAAGTTTAGATGCTGATACAATTGCTAAAAACTTACAATCCTATTTAGAACAATGTAATGCAGAGCATGGTTCTGATGAATTACTTAGTACAGACTTTATAGTTTCTAAACGTAAGATTTCAAAGCAGTACGTCTTTAAGGATAAAGCATTTCAAGTTAATTTCGACTCTGATTTAATAAAAAAAACCATTCATCCCAGTATTGCACATTTAGAAACAGAAAACAACGTTTCTCCAAGTGTTATTTTCGACATTTATATAGAAAGCGATCAACTTTGCTTATTTAAAAATGAAGTACTGGTAAGAATAGTACCTAAGCAAAATTACCACTTCATACAAGGTAAGTTTGCCATGGAACTTCTTTCTTTTATTCACGATAACGAAGAATCGGATTGGCTGGGCACTTTTCATGGTTCAACCATATCGGATGGCGAAAACTCAATTTTATTCGTTGGTGCATCTGGTAAAGGAAAAAGTACCTTATGCGCCTTATTGACCGCTAAAGGTTTTGAATTAGTTGCTGATGATGTCTCTCCCATGCTTGCTGCAGATTCTCATATTTACCATAACCCTTCGGCAATATCCATAAAAAAAGGTGCATTTAGTTTATTGAGACCACTGGTTAATGGTTTTGATGAGCTTCCAGATACGGTTTTTAACAAGACGAAAGGAGTGATTAAATACCTACCTTGCAAAACTCCTAATAAAAATCATTACCCTTGCCGCGCAATTATTATGGTAAACTATACTAAAGATAGCGACACCACACTTGAATTGCGTTCTATAAAGGAGGCATTAGAAACCCTAATCCCTGAGTCTTGGCTTTCACCAGATCCTCTGCATGCTAAGTCGTTTTTAGATTGGTTATCTAAAACACCTCTTTATCAATTAACCTATAGTGATACAGAGAGTGTTACTGAAGAAATAACTAAATGCTTTAATCGGTTTAAGAACCATTAATTATATTTAGTGCAGACATATGCTTCCTAATGGGTAACCTTGCCACGACATATCAAAATATAGCAGACATCCTGAGCTACACGTCTTCTAAAGACACATTAGAAAAAACGCTTAGCGGCAAAGCATTTAATTGGGATAACATTGTGATTGAAGGCAGCAAACACCTTGTGCTTCCGGCAATTTATTGTCGTTTAAAGTCTAAACAGCTTACCCATCTTTTACCCGAAGAGCTAGATACTTATCTAAAAGAAATTACTGCGCTCAATGAGCATAGAAATCTCCAAATATTACATCAAGTAAACACGCTCTCCGCGTTATTGAAGACTCATGAAATAGATCATGTATTTTTAAAAGGGGCTGCTTTAATTTCTGGTGACTATTATGATGACATAGCAGAACGCATGCTGGGTGATATTGATATCTTAATATCTAATGACCAGCTTGATTTAGCTTTTCAGTTATTAAAAGATAACAGCTACTATCCTATTGAACAGACCTTAGGTAATGATTTTTTTGAGCATAAGCATTTACCAAGATTAAAAACCGACAGCTATATATGTGCTGTTGAATTGCATAGAAAACTCTTCGTATCATACAAAGAAGATACCTTGAGCAACACGAATATACTGGCTTCTAAACAGACTATTAATCATATTGCTTTGCCGTCTCCAAAACACTTGATGCTTCACAATATCCTTAACTATCAGGTTAATGATAAAGGCAGCCTATACAATAGCATAAATTTTAGATCTGCTTATGACAGTGTGGTTCTGAACAATAAAGATCATGTGATTCTGGGTACAACTACTAAAGTCATAAGAAAGTACTTTAGCATACTAGGTCTGTTTTTTGAAGATTTTCCTAAAACCTATAAGACTGCAAATTTTACAACCTGGTTTTATAGCTATAAATTGAAGCATCTCAGTTTTTATAGAATATGGAATAAGATTTTAAAACTTACTGATTTTTTATGGACAATTATGGGAAGAATCCCATATTTTATAAAAAATAAAGATTACAGAACTGCTTTATTAAAAGACAGAAGTCGAATTATTAAGTATATTAGGTCTGTTTTGAAAAACACTTAATTATATATTTATATCAAAAAATAAATTACTTTGTGTCTTTATTTGTTTTATAAGCCATAAAGTTTAACTTTGAATTTTAAATAAAAATTTTTTATGAGAAAATTACTTTTACTAACAACCCTTTTAACTTTAACATTCAATTCCTATAGCCAGTCTGATTCTGCTGAATGGTTTGGAAGTGTTGGTCTTAATGCTGTTAACAGTGCCGGAACACAATCTCCTGTAAATGGAATGACAGATTGGGCCACTAATCTACCTATTTCTTTAGGTATAGAAGTGGGATGGACTTCAGGCTTATCAATTGAGCAGGCCTTTACCTTAAATTCATTTGCTAAAGGTGATAAGATAGACGGTGTAGAACTTCAAGATGACTATACCTATTACTCATTTGATACACACGCTAAGTACTATTTTGGTAAACATATTTTCCCATCTGCTGATTGGATTGACTTTTATGGTAACGCAGGTGTTGGTTTCTTTTCTGTAGATGAAACAAACATTTCTCTAAACCTTGGTGGTGGTGTATTATTTTGGTTAAACAGAAGACAAACATTTGGGATAAGAGCACAAGTTATTGGTAAATTTGCAATGGATCATGCTAAAAGTGGATTAGACAACAACCATTACCAAACACATATACAAGCTGTATTTGCTTTATGGTAATTTTCAAATACAAATAGAAATAAAAAAGTCTCTTTATTGAAAGAGACTTTTTTTTGTACCCATATTGAGATATTAGCTCTCTATCTTTAATAATTCATCAAAGTACTTAATAGTACTTTCTAGTCCTTTTCTTAAGTTTATTTTCGGCTCCCAACCACCTAGCTCTTTTTTAGCTAAACTTATATCTGGCTGACGTTGCATTGGATCATCCTCTGGAAGTGGCAAGTATGTTATCTTAGATTTTGAACCTGTGAGGTCAATAATTTCATCCGCTAACTGGAGCATGGTAAACTCTTTTGGGTTACCAATATTTACTGGCCCTATAAAACTATCGGGAGTATTCATCATCCTAAAAGTTCCTTCAATTAAATCATCTACATATTGAAAACTTCTGGTTTGGGTACCATCACCAAAAATTGTGATATCATCACCCTTTAAAGCTTGTACAATAAAATTAGATACCACTCTACCATCTTGTGGATGCATTCTTGGGCCGTAGGTATTAAAAATACGTATGATCTTAATCTTTACTTTATTCTCTTTATGGTAATCCATAAATAACGTTTCTGCACAGCGCTTACCCTCATCATAACATGAACGTAGACCTATAGGGTTGACATTTCCCCAATAACTTTCTGGTTGTGGGTGT from Winogradskyella sp. MH6 includes these protein-coding regions:
- a CDS encoding nucleotidyltransferase family protein; this translates as MGNLATTYQNIADILSYTSSKDTLEKTLSGKAFNWDNIVIEGSKHLVLPAIYCRLKSKQLTHLLPEELDTYLKEITALNEHRNLQILHQVNTLSALLKTHEIDHVFLKGAALISGDYYDDIAERMLGDIDILISNDQLDLAFQLLKDNSYYPIEQTLGNDFFEHKHLPRLKTDSYICAVELHRKLFVSYKEDTLSNTNILASKQTINHIALPSPKHLMLHNILNYQVNDKGSLYNSINFRSAYDSVVLNNKDHVILGTTTKVIRKYFSILGLFFEDFPKTYKTANFTTWFYSYKLKHLSFYRIWNKILKLTDFLWTIMGRIPYFIKNKDYRTALLKDRSRIIKYIRSVLKNT
- a CDS encoding UDP-glucuronic acid decarboxylase family protein codes for the protein MKRILVTGGAGFVGSHLCERLLNEGNEVICLDNYFTGSKRNIEHLMDHHYFELVRHDITNPFMAEVDEIYNFACPASPVHYQYNPIKTTKTSVMGAINMLGLAKRVKAKILQASTSEVYGDPTVHPQPESYWGNVNPIGLRSCYDEGKRCAETLFMDYHKENKVKIKIIRIFNTYGPRMHPQDGRVVSNFIVQALKGDDITIFGDGTQTRSFQYVDDLIEGTFRMMNTPDSFIGPVNIGNPKEFTMLQLADEIIDLTGSKSKITYLPLPEDDPMQRQPDISLAKKELGGWEPKINLRKGLESTIKYFDELLKIES